The nucleotide sequence CGCCAAATCCGGTGAAAGGCGTGATGAAGTTTGGGCGCTGCGCGACGGACCAGATCGATCAATGTTTTAGCTTTGAAGACCATGACCATCGTGTTCCACACCCCGCCCTCTCCGATCAGCCCCTGGGCGACGGAGGGGTGAGGCTTTTCGATAAAGTGAGAGACGGGGTGAGCGGGATTGGAGAATTCGGGGTGTTGCCTTTCTGACGGCAGAATGTATCCATACTCCGACTCCGGCCCCTCCGGCTCTACCCCCAACAGAACAACACGACTCGGATCGCGCTCCACCTGTCGGCAGGCGAGCTCCACATGCCCCATGAAGAGATCTTCTTCGAGAATATAGTGATCGGACGGGAAGATCACCACAACGGCTTCGGGATGATGCTTATAGGCATGCATCAGCGGAAGGAGAAGCCCCGGTCCGGTCTCTTTATTTTCCGGCTGGAGCACCACCGTCCCCTTGGGACGGCCGGCGATCTGGCGGCGGACTTCGGAATGGGCAAGATGATCGCGGCTGACGACGGTGAAGAGCCGGTCCGAGGGGATCATCTTCTCCGCGCGGTGAAAGGTCTGCTCCAACATCGAGCGGCTTCCAACGAAATTGACATACTGCTTGGGAAGCGGCTTTCCCTTCAACCGAAGGATGAAGGGGCGAAGGCGCATCCCTTCCCCTGCGGCCAAGACGATTCCACAACGGGTCGATCCGTGGGTGGCCTGTATCATTTTTTCTCTCCGGGTTAGGTGGGTATGACCTACAAGAACGCTATAAAATCAGCAATATGGTTTAGAAACATCAACTTCCGGATAAGATTTTCTAGCTGCTTCCCCTCTTAGGAGGAGGAGAATGTCTTCTCCAAATGGATC is from Candidatus Manganitrophus noduliformans and encodes:
- a CDS encoding sugar phosphate nucleotidyltransferase translates to MIQATHGSTRCGIVLAAGEGMRLRPFILRLKGKPLPKQYVNFVGSRSMLEQTFHRAEKMIPSDRLFTVVSRDHLAHSEVRRQIAGRPKGTVVLQPENKETGPGLLLPLMHAYKHHPEAVVVIFPSDHYILEEDLFMGHVELACRQVERDPSRVVLLGVEPEGPESEYGYILPSERQHPEFSNPAHPVSHFIEKPHPSVAQGLIGEGGVWNTMVMVFKAKTLIDLVRRAAPKLHHAFHRIWRAIGTAKETAVIKEVYRKIESINFSKELLQLFPSQAPSSLWVLPVRGVTWSDWGSEQRIRSVLERRGLLGQLSAFPDPMPLEAVGLSGG